In Macrobrachium rosenbergii isolate ZJJX-2024 chromosome 19, ASM4041242v1, whole genome shotgun sequence, the following are encoded in one genomic region:
- the LOC136848401 gene encoding beta-1,3-galactosyltransferase 5-like, whose translation MHISSGICLSLIISEHLSPPPQNVTIRNPLPPPVLPETYTISESDFCSRHPDLQIIAYVHSSVSETEKRRITRETWARASEFDSGVRVGVVFMVGSAKTPREAAIVREESQAHRDIVQGEYDDSYHTLSYKALASLRWVSIYCPRVPWTLHADDDVLLDLFLLTRFLKEVHREDSFICHNWKGSEVKRSGRWEVSLGHFPWKAYPPYCSGAVWILATRLIHKLLTATRQAPFLWVDDAYVTGVLAKRAGIGHFEHSKEFLKKDEITESNGVRSQAKIGYRDLPAVVNDLIHIEVYSSSLQ comes from the exons ATGCATATTTCTAGCGGAATCTGCCTCTCGCTTATCATATCTGAACACTTGTCTCCGCCCCCACAGAACGTGACAATCAGAAACCCACTACCTCCTCCCGTTCTGCCGGAGACGTACACGATCTCGGAGTCCGATTTCTGCAGCCGGCATCCCGACCTGCAAATCATCGCTTACGTCCACTCCTCCGTCAGCGAGACGGAGAAGCGGAGGATCACCAGAGAGACCTGGGCCAGAGCTAGCGAATTCGACAGCGGGGTCAGAGTGGGAGTCGTCTTCATGGTAGGCTCTGCCAAAACGCCCCGGGAAGCAGCCATCGTCAGGGAGGAGAGTCAGGCACACCGTGATATAGTGCAg GGAGAATATGACGACAGTTACCACACGCTGAGTTACAAAGCCCTGGCATCTCTGAGGTGGGTGTCCATCTACTGCCCTCGCGTCCCGTGGACGCTACACGCCGACGACGACGTCCTGCTCGACCTCTTCCTGCTAACGAGGTTCCTGAAGGAGGTCCACAGAGAGGACAGCTTCATCTGCCATAACTGGAAGGGGTCGGAGGTGAAACGCTCCGGCAGATGGGAAGTCAGTCTCGGGCACTTCCCCTGGAAGGCTTACCCGCCATACTGCTCCGGAGCCGTGTGGATTCTGGCCACCCGCCTGATTCACAAGTTACTAACCGCCACTCGCCAAGCGCCTTTCCTGTGGGTGGACGACGCCTACGTCACGGGCGTCCTGGCGAAGAGAGCGGGCATAGGACATTTCGAACACTCCAAAGAGTTTCTGAAAAAGGACGAGATCACGGAGA GTAATGGCGTTCGTTCTCAAGCAAAGATCGGGTACAGAGACCTGCCAGCTGTGGTCAACGATTTAATCCATATTGAAGTATATTCTtcatctttacaatga